The nucleotide window TTGAGATGAtaataagtaaataagtaaaaatagtccttttgttttaaattaagCTGACACTTCGCAGTTGTAGCTTTGAGGCACAGTGTGATGTTTCTCATCACCTGAACgcagctgcagtgaaaatggaaaaagaagaggaaagccAGCTCACTGtcgaagaaaaagaaagaacaaagagaGAATTTACTCCCATCGCTGTATATGAGGGTTTCAAGGTGTTGccgctctcctcttcctcacctctccgCAGGGCCCCGGCTCGTACATCATGAACTACTTCATGTACATCTACTGGGCTCTGTCCTTCGCCTTCctggctgtctgtctggtcAAGGTGTTTGCTCCGTACGCCTGCGGCTCGGGGATCCCTGAGGTGAGGAAAATGTTGCTCCACAAAACCCTTTCAGCTCCTGAAATGTGATTGCAGCTTGCACGCTGGGGCCGATTTGAAGCCTCCCCTTCGCTGGTGCATTGAAGGAAAACTCCCAACACCTAAGATTGAAGAGCTGgctttcatttcaaacagcgtttttttttttttttttccttttagagCGTTTTGACAGATATTCATGTGGTGAAGGATTCCTGGCGGACAAGTCTTTGTTCAGTCACAACACTGAAAActatttttttccacagaagGTGTCAGTTCTATCCGTCAAACGAGGTTATCAGGTcatctcttctgtctctgcacaagccttctcgctctgaagcagATTACTGATGTTCTGTTTTATCTCGGTTCTCTCATTTTCTCGTGTCTGATCAATTCGCTCTGGGTGTCAGAAGCTCGAAGCAGcacatgaaacaggaagtctgtaaaTCACTGCCTCTCCCCCTCCATGAAAGTGGTCTATAATGTGCTATGTGCCCCCTCTGGGATCCACAGTGTGTCCTCATGCTTATGGGATTCCCTTTAATGTCTAGAAGTGGCTTAAGATTGTTAATTCAGTGGGCAGCAGGGAGATGTGACAGGTTCGCCCGTGCTGCGAGAAAGCCATTTTTTAGCCGAGCGCTCTGAGCTTTGTTGCCATGGGAACAAGCGAGGTGCAACTGCATTGCCGAGCAAAGTGTGTGACTTCGATCAAGAGATAGAGATGCAGCTAAAGCCCcagtaaataaagaaaacaaaaagcccTCAGGTCCACTCACTGTCTTCCCTCCAAACGTATCAcctggtcttcatcagcagacacCGTTCGTGTTGTTGTCATGATCGTGGATCCACTGATGtgagctctgcagctcttttaTTGACTCCACATCCGTGCTGGCTTCACCATAAAAGTTAATTTTTCACCCTGTCGATAGCAGCTATAAACAAATCTGAACTGGGATTGTTTtataaaacttttaaaaattaGTATTTataaggtcaagaatgaacttaaGTGTTTAGCGTTGTCTGCAGCAGGAATCAAACCGCACCTTGTTTCTTGAGTTTAatctccagcttcctcctcttcctccccctctctcctcagaTCAAGACCATCCTGAGTGGGTTCATCATCCGGGGCTACCTGGGCAAGTGGACCCTGATGATCAAGACCATCACTCTGGTGCTGGCTGTGGCGTCCGGCCTCAGCCTCGGGAAGGAGGGCCCCCTGGTCCACGTGGCCTGCTGCTGTGGGAACATCTTCTCCTACCTCTTCCCCAAGTACAGCAAGAACGAAGCTAAGAAACGAGAGGTGCGAGAGAAGAAGTCGATgttttaccccccccccccccccctcggTGTTTTGCTGTTACAGTATATGACCATTTAGCTCTTTGTGACCCATCACATCAGCTGAGGTGCGTTTGTTTTGTCCCCCAGGTTCTCTCAGCTGCGTCGGCAGCTGGGGTGTCTGTTGCTTTTGGAGCCCCGATTGGAGGAGTGCTCTTCAGTTTGGAGGAGGTGCAGCACACGTTTTGTAGACTCATGAAATGACCAGAAATGACTTTTGAAAGCACTTCAGCCTCAGCTAATCATGTCaactctcctccatctctctcaggTGAGCTACTACTTCCCTCTGAAGACGCTGTGGCGCTCCTTCTTCGCTGCCCTGGTGGCGGCCTTCGTCCTGCGCTCCATCAACCCGTTCGGGAACAGCCGCCTGGTGCTGTTCTATGTGGAGTACCACACGCCGTGGTACCTGTTTGAGCTCATCCCTTTCATCCTTCTGGGAGTTTTCGGAGGCCTGTGGGGAGCCTTCTTCATCCGAGCTAACATCGCGTGGTGCCGGCGGCGCAAGCTGACGCGCTTCGGCAAGTGCTTTGACTTGATTCACGGTTCGAAACGGTGATATGTCACAGCCAGCCCAGGTGCTGGAGGGTGAAGGTAGTTGTTAGAAATGGTGGGGCTGTCTGGAAGATCACTGTCAGCAGTCGGATGCTTCCAAATATTTTGTGCACGCGTCTCTTCTGCAGCCTTGCAAAGTGTTAGCTAGTTGGTTTGTTCGCAGTGAGCAGAGACGAGCGTGAACAGGGAAGACGGCATGTgtcacaaagtgcagctgagatATTCTGCATGTCTTAATCTGAACATGCTTCATCCAGAATAAAGCCAAATTAGGAATCTAAGAATGGAATGTGCTGTTCCTCCAGCAGTCTGACATGTTGCGTCGTCCCTCTCTTCAGGAAAGTACCCGGTGTTGGAGGTGATCTTGGTGGCGGCCATCACGGCTGTGGTTGCCTTTCCGAACCCGTACACGCGTCAGAACACCAGCGAGCTGATAAAGGAGCTGTTCACCGACTGCGGCCCGCTGGAGTCCTCGCAGCTCTGCCAGTACCGCAGCCAGATGAACGGCAGCAAGGCCTTCACCGACAACCCCAACCGGCCGGCAGGGCCCGGCGTCTACGCCGCCATGTGGCAGCTCTGCCTGGCGCTCATCTTCAAAATCATCATGACCATATTCACCTTTGGGCTTAAGGTGTGATccctggatgtttttttttttcttaacaggTCAGGTGTTTTCCTCCGCATGTCTTTTTCTAAAACCAGCTCTTGCTTCTCATCCGCAGGTACCATCGGGTTTGTTCATCCCCAGCATGGCCATCGGGGCGATCGCAGGGCGAATCGTCGGCATCGCCATGGAGCAGCTCGCCTATTACCACCACGACTGGTTCTTGTTCAAAGAGTGGTGCGAGGTGGGAGCCGACTGCATCACTCCAGGGCTCTACGCCATGGTGGGGGCCGCAGCATGTCTGGGTGAGTCGGCGGGACCGGTTCGCCTCGAtgcgtgtttgtttttcagtcatcaGCTGAAAGATGATGAGATTTACTATGAGACAGACGCACTGCTGACCCTCACATGTTTCTCTGGATGGTACACTGCTGTCCTCTTCATATCTGGTTGCATCAGAACATTTCGGGCAGTTCTGCTACTCTGCAGTATCAGATTTACAGGAAGATGAATTTCCTTGTTTTTGCAGGTTTATAGTTCAGGAGCCTAGATGAGAAACAAATTCTCACCCTCTCAATTGACTGTCTTTTACTAAACCATGATGCATTTCACTCTCTGCATGTTTAACATCTTAATGTTCATGCTGGTAAATATTAAAGTCACATTAAGCTAACGTGCTCGCGTTCAAACCCGCCCGTCTCCTCAGGTGGTGTGACCCGTATGACCGTCTCCCTGGTCGTCATTGTCTTCGAGCTCACCGGCGGGTTGGAATACATCGTCCCCCTCATGGCCGCCGTCATGACCAGCAAATGGGTGGGTGACGCGTTCGGCCGAGAGGGAATCTACGAGGCCCACATCCGTCTGAACGGGTACCCCTTCCTGGACGCCAAGGAGGAATTCACGCACACCACGCTGGCCAGGGAGGTGATGAGGCCCCGACGCAGCGACCCGCCGTTAGCGGTGCTGACGCAGGACGACCTGAcggtggaggagctgcaggccaCCATCAATGAAACCAGTTATAATGGTTTCCCCGTGATAGTGTCCAAGGAGTCCCAGAGGCTGGTGGGCTTTGCTCTGCGCAGGGACATCACCATCGCTATCGGTAACTCGACATTACGCTGAGCCCAGTTTGCTCCCCCTGCACATGTATGAGAAAGGATTGATAGATAGTAATGGAAAATGTCTCCTTTCCATATCTCTGGATTTTCTCATTCCTTTCTCAACAGAAAATGCTCGCCGCAAGCAGGAGGGCATCATGCTGAACTCCAGGGTGTACTTCACCCAGCATGCACCCACCCTGCCGGCCGACAGCCCCCGGCCCCTCAAACTGCGCTCCATCCTGGACATGAGCCCCTTCACCGTCACCGACCACACCCCCATGGAGATCGTGGTGGACATCTTCCGAAAGCTGGGGCTGCGCCAGTGCCTGGTCACTCACAACGGGTAAGTCTGTCTGAAGAGGAAGGATGTGCCGGACGAACCGGAGGCGAATCCCTCTCACATCCTTCTCTCTGGCGTCGTTACGATCAACTAAACGCTgcacaagcacatgcacacaccgtCTGGTGTTGCATGCACTCTCAGATCCCTGGGTTTGCCCTGTAATCTGCATGGCCTGGCCGAACCGCTGTGCTGCACTCCcttcaccccccctccccaccgAACAATAACCGACGGTCTCCACAGAAGAGACCGAGCTGCTGAAACTAACCGCAACTACATAACAGGCATCATGCTGGGAAGCGTAGTCTGTCAGGTCAGTCCGCCAATGTGTGCTCTGAAACTAAACGTCTCATGATCGGACTCAGAAGGTCTTGTGGAGGTTTTGCAGAGAGCCACCTGCTGGCGTGAACCAGGAATTACAGGACGGTTTGAGCCGAGCAGCTGTTAACAGTCAGTTTGCTGTGACAGCTGTGCAGcactctttgtttttatttacatcttTACGTTTAAGTCTTTTAATTTACAAACCTCTCCGCCCTGTCAGTGCCCACTCAGCACATTCATTCTTACACAAGAGGTAAATCATGGGGACTATTTTCTcatggattaatacacatttcatgctctagtgagtatttacagcagccaAACAGCGTCTGAGAGATGGACTTAATAAACCAGTAACCAGTAATAAACAGTGCCCATGTTTACTGTAATGATCTTACATGTCGCTCAGTGGATGGTCAGATAACTCGGATCAATTAATTGCTGGTTTTGAtttgttatatatataatatcatCAGACTTATTTTGGAACATTTTCAATACAAATTCAGCACAATTTTTTAGCTTATTTCTAGAGAATTGGTGcacatttccatccactgcTGTCGTGTGAATGTTAGCTGTCGGGTGCATCGTGGGCGTGAGCTTTCCAGTCAGGAGCTATTAAAGgatcacagaagaagaagccgCAATAAGATGATGTAATCAAAGGAGCAGCAGTCAGGCCCGAAACTTTGAACCTCACAGTTAAAGGCGTAGACGTGCTCACCGTCCGTCACAACACGTGAAATCAGTTTCTAACATTGTaaacttttgttgtttttgtgttaactGAGTTGTTGTAATTTTGAGTTGTTCTTTGTGTTAACGTTGACTTTCACATTTTAAGTTACACCTGTTATGTatgttttgtgctgctgctgtctgctctctctctgtctctcttctgtttgtcatttttttgtttgtttgtttgttgttgtcggGCAGTTTACCGAgtaacaggtgtgtgtttcaggattgTGTTGGGCATCATCACAAAGAAGAATATATTAGAGCATCTGGAGGAGCTCAAGCAGCACACGGAGCCCCTGGTGACTAGCCCCGCCCCCTTTACCATGtgaccccccctcctcctcctccactttcgCACCTGTCTCTTAGGCTCCGCCTCTTAAGAGGGATGCATGAAAGTTGGtgtgaaaactgttgacagttCCCAGCTGAACGTGaagccttcctcctcctcttcttcttcttctgtccctgACTGTTCGCACTCTGCTGTTCGTGGGTTGGTTTGGTGTGGATTCACCTCTAATGAAGTGGTTCATCTCAGAGAAACATCCGTAGATAGACGCCCCCTGACCTCATCTTCATCGCTGGTAGCAGTAGCAGATTTGATGAGTGATTGCATAGAAaagctttgttgtgttttgggggTCCCGTAATGTCGGACCTCCATGGGAACTGTCACCCACATCCGTCCAGAGCCCCTTTCAGACGTGCGCTTCAATCCTTAAATGTGTTTAACGGAAACCTAAAGGCTTCGTCAGCGCTTCAGTGAGCCTCCTGTTCCACCTCCATCTGTGACTGTTTGGTCAAACCATTTTCAggaatgacctttgacccttaAAATCAGTTTAATGGACAATGAAACGCTGCAGTTGAGCCAGTTTGAACTGGTTGTAGAAGGTTTTCAATGTCAGATCGGCCCAGAAGAATGAGTTCAATGTGGTTTTAGCTGTAATTCAAGACAAACGGCTCAAACAGTACGTGAGCAAATTGAATGTgatcaaacattttgtcattgtAGGACATAGAAGACGCAGCTGAATCCTTCATTTCATATGATAAACGACGACATTGATGATAAAACGTATGAAATCTGGGTTGACTGAGAAGCAGAGCGTCCCTCATGCTAACAATGGTCATTAATTAAAGTCCTCCAAAATAAGTTTTTAAAGTCCGTCACTGATGTAACTGGTGAGAAAACTTTTCCTCCATCCTGTCGTTATTGTCCAACTCTGGAGAAGTATCATGCGAGCAGTGCAGCTCAGTCCCGAATGGTCGAGTTTGAGCTTTGTGAAACCTCCCCGTTAATAGAGTTGTCATCTTCAAACTCGACCCAAACTCTGTGTCAAGAAGCATTCACTTAAGACCGTCGAAGCCGGCGAGGCTCCATGTCTGAAAAGGGCTCGGCGGACTGGCAGAGTGCAGCTCTGCGGCTCATCCCCTGCTgtggctctgctctgtgtcGTGTCAGCTGCATCATACTAGCACCTCGATGAGCTGTTCGCTAAGCTAAATCTCTGACATGTAGACGCTTCGTAGAGCAGCTGTGTTTAGGCGTCACTCAGATCATTGTGTGCGATCAGAGAtgtcatcagtgatgtcactccTCAGCATGTGTGCAGTCGTGTTGCCTGTTGTGTGTTTCCCATCCTCCCTTCACAACAGTagctcatttcattttgagaaGTCACCCGCCCTCAGTTTTCTGCCGACATTAACgactgctttttttcctctttttgttttttttacccctCCACTATCGACCCCACCGTTTCGCCCTGGGTCTCCGCAGATTGACGACATCTGACCTGTCGCCTTTACAACCACTCGGCGAGTAGCTAGCCGCCTTGGGAGAGCGGACTGCCgttgttttaatgcatttcagagGGTGGTCTTGGCTAGTCGAAGGGAGGGAGTGGACCTTTAGCGATAGCGATTCATTGCCACACTTCCCTCATTCTGTAGCGTTAGCGAATGCTGTGGTGCAGTGACCTTGTTGTGCTGATTGGTGCCGTAGCGGCCCGGCTAGTTAGCGACCTGGATGAAGTAGTTACTAATTCTGTGCTTTAACCTGCCAATGCTTCCTCTTAGCCAGCGGTGTCCCGTCCTCTTCACAGCAGATAAACACGTTCATGTCCTTCTAAgtagaggaaaacaaacactgaagagtCCTTCCAGTTTCCAGTCACCACCTGGATGAAGCAGCGCTGGACACCGCTGGCTTACAGGCAGCGttgcctccacctgctgccCCTTCATGTAAACGCTGATCTGTACCTGGCATCCCAAACCTCTGCGACCGCCTCTGTTGATTTCACTGGTTTGGAAATGAGCGAGAGCAGTCGTGGGTCTCAGCAGCCGTTGGGAGAGCCGGGTCTGATCACCGGTGTTTCAcccctcctgctgctcagtAGCTGTAGCTCTaacccctccctcaccctccccCACAGGCCATCTCAGCTCAGACCTGGGTTCACATGTTTGTCTGCACTTGTTTTGGATGCACTTTTCCAGGATTCAGATGAAGCTACGTTCACGGCTGAATTCAAGAGCACGAGAGTCAGAGCTTCGTGGTTATTTCTAATGTTTCAACAGCGGGCAAATCGAAGACCTCAGCCTGCGGCGTGCTCTTGAATCAGCAGGAATAACCTTCACTAACTGAATATTTAGAAAcctgctgcagtcacacccaGTCTGGCCACCTGGGTCATCAGGTAAATAGttaagagagaagaggaggaggaggcagctcTGTCACACGAGTCAAACTGctcacatcaccatcatcatgtgGAAATACTGATTGCCCCATCACAGCTGTCTCACACTGTGACCACCACCGCACTCTTTAGCAAGCCGGAAAAGATTTAGCAAGTCCCAACTCGTAGTGTGTCAAATGCAGCATGCAAGCCAGCACGCTTTTCTGGCCGTCCTGACCCAGATAGACTGCAGCTGTGCTCCAGATTGcatgctttttgctttttgctttaaATTTGGTGCCGCAGACCGCGACTGATGAGCAGGAGGGTCGAAGCTCGAGGCGTGATGTCCAGTCCCTGCTGTGTGCATCCTGTACACAGCAGTACGTGCTTTTTAAGGGCTGCAGCGCGAGCCAACAGTAACAAGAAACAAGCCTGGGATTTGGAAAGTAGCTGTCGTGAGTGCAGCTGTGAACCCCGCTGCACATCTGCAGTGTTCACTACATATTTCATACTTCTTCTGCTcaatttttattcatttctaaaTGTTGTAGCtgtgaaatatatttaaaaagcgGGTTTGTAGGCGACATAAGACGTTTGGTAAGACTCATTCCCCCTGCACCTTTAAtggaaaataatgttttgtctAGATTAAAAACTCTATAAAAACTCATCAAACATCCCCTTAAATGGTTCCAGACTCCTGTGACGAGGgcgtcctctctcctcctcctcctcctcaggggCTCTaactctcctccacctcctgttcactcctctcctctccttgtaggatccagtttctcctcctcaccGGCTTTTTCGGACCGGCGGCCGAGGCGGCGCCTGAAACGACACCCTGCCCTCCGGGAGCGGAGGTGCTGTTTCAGACCTGCCTTCATCCCCGTTTCCTCCGGTCActcacctccttcctcttcctcctgctgactTTTGCTTCCTCAGGGACTCGTGTTCTTGTTGGCTTCGTCGATCAGTGTTTTCAATTTGACTTCACGATTCACGTCAGAGAAAACAAATCTTCTCCTTGATTGCAGACTTCAAAACATGCCAACAAAAACACgacagtgttttctctgcttcacTCCGGCTGCGCACCAGCAGCGCCTCCTCACTTCTCTaaacctcctcttctttccccctcctccctctcctttgtctccccctgcagGCGGCTTCTTGGTATTATCACAAAAAAAGATATCCTCCGTCACATGGCGCAAATGGCGAACCAAGATCCCGAGTCCATCATGTTCAACTGATCCGCTCCTTCCAGGACggctgggggggagggggagacgactgcgaggacgaggaggaggtgcGCCTCCTGGACAGCTCCAATCTCTGACATTCggaccttgtttttttttgtttttttctgtttagttCTGAGCGTTGTAGACCCTGAACCTCGCCGACTGACTGTGGCCCCCACAGACTTTTACCGGCCGTGAGAACGAAAAGacgtgatttaaaaaaacaaaacaaaactttattaTCATTCTGGCTGCTGAGGACACGAGGAGGTCACGGGGCTCGAAGGCACACACATGAAGAATGCACTTTTtcc belongs to Chaetodon trifascialis isolate fChaTrf1 chromosome 23, fChaTrf1.hap1, whole genome shotgun sequence and includes:
- the clcn3 gene encoding H(+)/Cl(-) exchange transporter 3 isoform X2, with the protein product MEEEDAAADPYLPYDGGGDTIPLQEIPKRGSNYAMSNGGGAPSSTTHLLDFLEEPIPGVGTYDDFHTIDWVREKCKDRERHRKINSKKKESAWEFTKSLYDAWSGWLVVTLTGLASGALAGLIDIAADWMNDLKEGVCLSAMWFNHEQCCWTSNETTFAERDKCPQWKSWAELILGQAEGPGSYIMNYFMYIYWALSFAFLAVCLVKVFAPYACGSGIPEIKTILSGFIIRGYLGKWTLMIKTITLVLAVASGLSLGKEGPLVHVACCCGNIFSYLFPKYSKNEAKKREVLSAASAAGVSVAFGAPIGGVLFSLEEVSYYFPLKTLWRSFFAALVAAFVLRSINPFGNSRLVLFYVEYHTPWYLFELIPFILLGVFGGLWGAFFIRANIAWCRRRKLTRFGKYPVLEVILVAAITAVVAFPNPYTRQNTSELIKELFTDCGPLESSQLCQYRSQMNGSKAFTDNPNRPAGPGVYAAMWQLCLALIFKIIMTIFTFGLKVPSGLFIPSMAIGAIAGRIVGIAMEQLAYYHHDWFLFKEWCEVGADCITPGLYAMVGAAACLGGVTRMTVSLVVIVFELTGGLEYIVPLMAAVMTSKWVGDAFGREGIYEAHIRLNGYPFLDAKEEFTHTTLAREVMRPRRSDPPLAVLTQDDLTVEELQATINETSYNGFPVIVSKESQRLVGFALRRDITIAIENARRKQEGIMLNSRVYFTQHAPTLPADSPRPLKLRSILDMSPFTVTDHTPMEIVVDIFRKLGLRQCLVTHNGIVLGIITKKNILEHLEELKQHTEPLAASWYYHKKRYPPSHGANGEPRSRVHHVQLIRSFQDGWGGGGDDCEDEEEVRLLDSSNL